A region of Diospyros lotus cultivar Yz01 chromosome 3, ASM1463336v1, whole genome shotgun sequence DNA encodes the following proteins:
- the LOC127798542 gene encoding probable peroxygenase 4 produces MASSSGDSKRASSSIHEGASDDNQSALQKHVVFFDQNKDGVIYPWETFQGFRAIGCGILLSSFAAVFINVGLSKKSRPGKFPSLLFPIEIKNIEKSKHGSDSGVYDKQGRFVPSKFEEIFSKHAQTNAHALTSDELMKMLRANREPRDFGGWLASYTEWKILYVLCKDKNGLLQKETIRAVYDGSLFEQMAREKASATKHAA; encoded by the exons ATGGCATCGAGTTCGGGTGATTCCAAGCGTGCCTCGAGCAGCATTCACGAGG GTGCGAGTGATGACAATCAGAGCGCGCTGCAGAAACATGTTGTGTTCTTTGATCAGAACAAAGATGGGGTCATTTATCCTTGGGAAACTTTCCAAG GTTTCCGGGCAATTGGCTGCGGCATCTTGCTATCATCCTTCGCCGCCGTTTTCATAAACGTCGGACTCAGTAAAAAAAGTCGCCCT GGTAAATTCCCTTCCCTGCTCTTCCCGATTGAGATAAAAAACATCGAGAAATCCAAGCACGGGAGTGATTCCGGTGTCTATGATAAACAGGGAAG GTTCGTTCCTTCCAAGTTTGAGGAGATTTTCAGCAAGCACGCGCAGACAAATGCACACGCTTTGACATCCGATGAATTGATGAAGATGCTAAGGGCAAACCGGGAGCCAAGGGACTTTGGAGGATG GCTGGCGAGCTACACAGAATGGAAGATCTTGTACGTCCTCTGCAAGGACAAGAACGGTTTGCTGCAGAAGGAGACGATAAGAGCTGTTTATGATGGCAGCCTGTTCGAGCAGATGGCGAGGGAGAAAGCTTCTGCTACGAAACACGC TGCTTAG